CATTACCTTCTTATATTTTTCCAAAAGGCCAAACATAGCCCTTGAAGCTTTTACATACAAACATATTTTGGGCTACATTGAATTTATGATTATAATTCATATACAATCCTAAATACTGTAGCCAAAAACCACTTCTAATTTCTGACCGGCATAAACGAATGTGGGAATATTTCGTATTTTCCCTCGAGAAAATACTAATACTTTTGTTTTTCTGGAATTCAGATGTAAATCCCAATGTTCGCAATATTCAGAAAGAGTATTTAATGCCAACTGTAATGCTTCTGATGTCTCTACCATGATGACTGTGTCGTGGGCGCACAATAAAACGAACATTTTTAACATTACCATTTCTTCAGAAGGTCGTGAGTCCAACTAtggccgctgccgcctggtaggttaagggtggagatgtgTCCGATCTCTCAGATCAAGttatatgcagacctgctagtgccttatcccctgtcatgtgaacacgcaagcacaagaccaagtgcgtacggtatagatcctgtaatccatgtcacagTTTGGTTGGTCATAAAAACaccaagcatgcttcctccgaaatcggcgtatggctacctaaatggcggggttaaaccggtcatacacgtaaaattccactcatgcaaaaacatgagtgaacgtaggagtttcagctcatgaacaGAGAAGAAGAGGAAATAAGTGTCATTCACAAGattaaatcagaaaaaaatcccACTCAGCACAAAAAGCCGATAGGCTGTTGATTCTTGGTATGCGTGTAAGTGGTAGAATATACTTTCTCCTTTTAAAATCCCGAGCAGATCGGTGACAGTTTAAACAATCCTTTACATGAGGAGGAAGAAATCTTCAAACACAAATCGCCCTTTACCTGCACCAAATACAGTGACAAATCCCAGGCAACTCAAAAAGACCACAGTCAACATTCTGATGACACTTATGTCATCAAATAATTAGCCGTGATCCTCGATGACTTTCTGTCCCTGAAGTGTCAGAAACACAGCGAAGTTTACTGTTTTATCTTCAAGTAGTATTCACCTGATAAAACGTGTCGTGATGtttatctcaaacacacacacacacacacacacacacacacacacacacacacacacacacacacacacacacacacacacacacacacaccacacacacacacacacacacacacacacacacacacacacatgatatcATGGAAATGCAAACAGTGTCTCCATAGTTATGAAGACTCAAGGCATACAGTACATGGATTAACATGTGTTAATGACAGCAAGTCTTGTGAATTTTCTGATGTGAGTGAATTTgatgtttatttctttttaagTCATATTGGTTGAAGgaacgttaaaaaaaacccGCACAAAAACATTATAATTTCGTGACTGTTTGAAAACCTCGGCAAAACAAAGGTTTAACTGTCCTTAGCCAGGTTATTTTACAGCAAGGTCATTTGAAACAGGCAAATCTGTTGTCTGTGGAAACATTACGGACGCAGCTTTTCGTTTATCATAGAGCAGGTACGTCTACAGCTGCTCTGAGCTTTTGTGAAAGTGTGAACTTATCCGCGAAGCtgttgaataaagttttgtaacTGGCACAGTTatacataacaacaacaaactaatCACTACTCCGTTTTTAAAAACGAAATACCGTAGGTATATGGAGAGGTCTAATTTTAACGAAATTATCTATAGGGTCAAAAGTCCGAAGGGCATTAAGAGTATTCAAACACGACAGTGCATGTTTGCATCGCCGAAAACAGTATCGATAGGGGCCGATTATTAAGAGTGTTTGACTCTGACTTGTTATCATTGCAAGTATATGTATCACAATCTGGGTCAGACATAAGAAGTTTGCGCTTGTTCTGTGACAAGGTTTCTCTGTTGTACATGCAACCCGGAGAGTCAGCATATATGGTTGACAGGAACAAATAAAAGCAAAGTtgaaaatatgtgaccctccaccacggaatgagtcacatgtcacctttgcatgattttcatagatttacattttcctaaagagttttttatgctctatccagtggtgaaaaacgttttagaaaagagcgaaagtttgagttataagcctgtgactaaggtgaccctcacactgttatcagacactccccggacttatattaaacctagcgcagaaccgcgcgaggtgacatgcgactcgtttcgtggtggagggtcacatatatgatATTCATAAGGTGCTCACTTTCGGTCACGTGTAAAATATATCGAAGACGGTGAAAACTAACTAAATATTTCCTAAATATGGAAAAAGTTAAGGAAGGAATGCAagtaatttgatttgattaattaTAGATGATGTAATTAATTACGCTAACGAAAGGAATCAACCAGGTATTTTTCTCGCTGTAGACTATGCTCGAGCCTACGATTCTGTTTGCAACGATTATGTGATTTGGTCTTTTAAAAACTTTGGATTTGGCGATAATTGTGCGAAATGGATTAACATACTAATGACAAACACCACTAGTTGCATAAATTACATGGGTGCGATCTCTGAAGAAATCTGTGAAATcagcagcgttttgccgaaaatgcggaaaggcttctaaaatttgcccatttcgcaaaagcgacagccagtctgttactgtttgtgtcaccagaacattgcattaacattgctttacctccctactatgttttgtatggtctatgttgatttgtgtcgagcataactacggaaatgcacgaaaactacactttctgcaataTCTTGCCATAACTTGTCGATTATTGCAATATCTATCCATTCGAGTATCTATTTGTCTAAGTTtgatgatatcccaggcatttgagaacttaaAAACCAAAAggtggctgccgatttcgcaaaatgggcaaattgtagaagcctttacgcgatttcggcaaaacgttgccgatttcacgtagtgggcagcgttttgccgattacgcgaaatgggcaaaaatgttgcccacgcggaatcggcaattacgtgaattcggcacgacacatacacgcacacaaacacacacacacacacacacacacacacacacacacacacacacacacacacttccgtTGAACTTCTCTTCACACATGTAAGATTGATGTACATGTTACATTATGACGTCATACACTTGTTCTACAACTATGACGCAATTAAAAACCTATTCCTCTTCAAAGTCACTGGATTGCAAGCTGGGGTTTTCAGGACGAAGACGCATGGGGCCAGCAGACGAGATGGAGTCATAATTGTCGGCTGAAGGCTCAAGTAACCGTTCCCTCTCCGCCTGTTGTGTGCCTGAAAAATGGATCCGTGTTCTTTTTTATTTGGcaggtaaaataaaaaataacaacgtTTAAAAAACAAGCAATCATTTAGACAGAAACATTttgagacagaaacagaaaaattCTGATGATACAAAAATATCGACAAAATTATCGGACATCATAACAGCACCTTTTTGAATATTAACAACAAAGAAAATGACAAGTAAGAACGGGTTTGTACAATTCCATAGAagctgattttgttgttgttgttgtttttttgttatttatttatttatgtacgtattgtttttaattatttttatttttattgttctttcttttattttttttctctgtagaTCCTtctgttttgattaagttccccatacccccctcctagATTTTGTTCTTTtagttaataattgtgttgtccaccatcatgaaaacttgtgtaacttagcattgttatggtcacgtcaaataagcatctgcttgagttcgtgtcctagctgcatttttgtcaattgtttcatgtcatgtattttgaataaaattgtgtttaaaccaagctGATTAGTAGTACAATAAATGTAGAAGCAGAAGTTATTGTAAAAGTAGCAGTTGTAGTAACAGCAGAAGCAGAAGGCTTGGTAGTAAAGTAGGGATGCTGGTTGTTGCAGaaccgttttttttttaaattttttatttatacATGTCCTTGCTTTCATAACTGTTGTGCCGACTGTTTATGGCGGTATAACAGAATGAAGTGTTATCAAGAGTAAATTATTGTTGGATCACAtttttctctacctctctccccCAGTTCCCCTTTTACAATTCATCTGGTTCCTCTCTTGTTATCCATTCGTGTAacttcgtttaaaaaaaaatctgctttTGGGGGCCATTTGGGAATATTACTTTTCCcgtttatcttttttttctcatttagAAGGTGAATTgtttggattttttttgtttttgttttgtttgagggGTTGGTGGCATTCATTTGTATaagacttgtttttgtttatgttaTGACCGATTtttggcagccatactccgtttTGGAGGGATTCATGTgtaatattttcgtgtttgtatAACTCACCGAACTGTGAGCTGGtcacaggatctgttccgtcttacttggttttacgtttgcgtgtacacacgaagggggataaggcaccagcaTGTTTGTATGGCAATACATACGTTGAtgtgggagatcggaaaaatatccTGCCTTGATCTATTGAGGTGCTGCCGGAATTCGAACACTCAGTCTTCCACATGGCTGGTCTTAACAACTAGGCCTACGCTTTTTCGCCCGTCTCTTGTATATTTGAAATACCTAAGAATAAAATGTTTAAAAGAAATCGGATACAATTAAGCGTGGGATAAACATGGTTTTCCaaaacgcgcgcgcgcgctctctctctctctctctctctctctctctctgtctctctctctctctctgtctcgctctctgtctcgctctctgtctgtctgtctctctctcgctctctctctctctctctctctctctctctctctctaaatcacagacacacgcacacaaacacgcgtaCGCAAGTACGCAAGCGCGCATGTAAACATGGCCGGTTCTCTAAATAATCttaaaatttttgaaaaatgtGGATCGGATATTACGTCCACTTCATCCCAGGCATCATGGCCGTCGTCCGTCTTCCGTGTGTATGGAGTGTTGTTGTGACCCAAGGAGTGACTGTCGCTCGGAGTTTCTGCGTGCTATGTCCTTTGGGATTGTGTTACCTTGGCAAAGATATTGGGAAACGTTGTATTGAGTATATTACTTATGTATATTTTAACCTGCTTCTTTttctctgcttcttcttcttcttcgttcatgggcttagactcccacgttcatgggcttagactcccacgttcatgggcttagactcccacgttcatgggcttagactcccacgttcatgggcttagactcccacgttcatgggcttagactcccacgttcatgggcttagactcccacgttcatgggcttagactcccacgttcatgggcttagactcccacgttcatgggcttagactcccacgttcatgggcttagactcccacgttcatgggcttagactcccacgttcatgggcttagactcccacgttcatgggcttagactcccacgttcatgggcttagactcccacgttcatgggctttgactcccacgttcatgggcttagactcccacgttcatgggcttagactcccacgttcatgggctttgactcccacgttcatgggcttagactcccacgttcatgggcttagactcccacgttcatgggcttagactcccacgttcatgggcttagactcccacgttcatgggcttagactcccacgttcatgggcttagactcccacgttcatgggcttagactcccacgttcatgggcttagactcccacgttcatgggcttagactcccacgttcatgggctttgactcccacgttcatgggcttagactcccacgttcattcatgttactagcacgagtggatgtttacgtgtatgaccgtttttaccccgccattcaggcagcatacgccgatttcggggaggcatgctgggtatttttgtgtttctataacccaccgaactctgacatggattacaggatcttttccgtgcgcacttggtcttgtgcttgcgtgtacacacgaagggggtaaagtcactagcaggtctgcacataagttgacctgggagatcggaaaaccctccactcttaacccaccaggcggcagcgaccgtgattcgaactcacgacctagctcccgattaggaggccgtcGTCTTACCACCTCGCCACTGCGCTCCTTTTTCTCTGCAATTCCGATGCGAAAATGATTTCTTTTATTTGTGCAGAAGAAAATCTGCTTTGCTTAGTCGTGTGAGGATATACTCCTGACCATTTCTGAAGGCTTGAACTTAAAATCACTCATTCACGATATTGCAAAAAGAAGCAGGGTTTCGGTTTCTTATTTTacgatattattattattattattatgaacatttttatgcgcctaatctaaatatagccctaggcgcttacatattaatttctgccgtttgaaatggattttttttttttttttacgataTGTACAGTAGAGTCGGCCCAGGACAGAGGACTCTGGAGAGCTGTTGTTGGCGGCCCATACCCTGACAGGAGTGACGGGCATTAAGTTGAGTTGAGTGACAGTAGAGTCGGCCACCAGATGTTATATACAAGTAATTCGTAAGAGCAAATTAAGCCAATAAGCGTAGCGTGTTGGGTTTCTTTACTTGCTATGATTGTAGGTTAATAGGTTAATAGGATTCAtacagtcctgtgaggttaccttaatagaaattcgggctgctttctccctggggaaagcgagctgccatacagtatacggcgccacccatttttatttttattttcctacatgcgtgtattcatgttccaagccctgagactttcgctgtgaacttgggttctttatcgtgcgcatgcgtgcacacggggatgttcggacaccgaggagagtctgcacaaagttgactctgggaaataaatccctcgccgaacgtggggatcgaacccacgccgatagcgacaactggttttgaagccagcgccgctaccgactgagctatttccccgcccatGTATGCGGCGTTGTACTTCACAGGTGTCTCATTGATACTTGAAGGAACTCACCCTCAAACCAGGGACATGTAAGCCTATATCCTTTGCGAACAGCCCAGACATGCATCGTCATTACGATCAATGACGTCAGCAGTAGCAAGGTCAAGGTTACCACAGCGGCGACAAAGTGTTTCAGTGGAACCATTTGCTGTTTTGTGGCTAAGAAATGACAAAGACAAAATACAGAAAACAGAGTTAAAAGAAATTTGAGGAAACGTATCCAAAAGTACCGAATCATATCGCATCTCATGCCGCGCCATGACCTggttctttgtgtttgttagCTAAAACAAAAGCTTATACGCTTCGTATTTCCCCCTAGCAACCAGTGTATTTCATGGAAACAGCCTTTTTCTCACCGTCTACCGGGGTCAAATGCAATAATTATAGGGATCCACCCGCAAACGCGAGTCGTCGCCTTTGTAATCTAGATTAATTAGATTTGTTTTTTAATACGTGACGAATTGCCATTCACGATTAAACGATTTACAAATACTAGCTCAACCCGATTCCCTCATAAGCGTATACCTGGAAGCATCTGGCTATCAGGATCATAAAATACGTTATGATGCATCAGCCTCATGCTTAAgaccggttggcctagtggtaaggcgtccgccccgtgatcgggaggtcgtgggttcgaaccccggccgggtcatacctaagactttaaaattggcaatctagtggctgctccgcctggcgtctggcattatggggttagtgctaggactggttaatccggtgtcagaataatgtgactgggtgagacatgaagcctgtgctgcgacttctgtcttgtgtgtggcgcacgttatatgtcaaagcagcaccgccctgatatggcccttcgtggtcggctgggcgtaaagcaaacaaacaaacaaacaaacaaacaaacaaaatgcctAAGACCCGGGATGTTAGCTTGGTGgtcagtgacccagaacgaacaaaaggACAGAGGGATCGCAGACTTAGCCTGGAACTTTGTGTGAAGATATGTCAGTGGCAAAGGTACCCGATATTGAACCCGGCACATGGATGCCAAAAGAGTATTTCTGGCAACAAGAAAACGTAACAAAGCAGACACTAGTTTGGTTGTCTTGCAAGTAccttttcttgaacataaattgggggtaaaacacgggttgttgtgtgtgtcttctTCAAACCAGTGTCTTGTGCCTGTGTAGGCACACACGTTATAAGACACTTTGAAGACACAGTAACCTATCTCGATCCAGCCTACCCACGCGTGCGTTTACCTTATACATTTTCACTCGGGACAATTGAAGGGTATAATAGAGGCTCTGGAATACCCACAAATGGTACCTTTGGGAACAAATGTCATCTATCCTAGACACAGGAATGTGTAACCTATATGAACTATAAGAAACCACATAAAAccaggacaacaacaacaacaaaaaacaaccaaaaaacaagaacaaatacacaaaccacaaagaaacaaaaaacaaacaaaactaagaATACaaccaaaccacacacacacacatgcaaaaacatacacatgcaaaaacacacagacacacacacacactcacacacacacacacacacacacacacacacacatacacacttacatacacacacacttacacacacactcacacacactcacacacacacacacacacacacacacgcacacacacacacacacacacacacacacacacacacaaacacccacacacacataaaaacctTACTAGCAAAACGTAGGATGTATTGAGCGTCAGCAACAGACGAATTGAAAGCTGAATTGACCGATCTGCATCGGATGACGTCACCATCTTTGGTTGTGCCCGGTTGGAAGGACAAGGTCTGACAAAACATGTCGCTGCCACAGTGACATCCAGGTAACACAAGAGAGCCCTTAGGTTGACCTTGCCACTCAAACTTGGCACCTGGATTAACCTTGGATGCTGAACAGGTCAAGGTCATATTTGAGCCATCTTTGGGTACGTAAGTGAAAACGCTGGAAATGTTGGCAAAATCTGGCCCGTCTGTTAGAACAAAATGATTGAACTTTAGGTTACTCTGCACGTGGAGAATAACTGAAAgcagagaaataaacaaaaattaaacagAATTGTGGAAGGTTTTATGGCAATTTTAGCAAATCCATCCAAGAAATGAAATGTTAACAAAATGCCCGCTACATACTATGCGCATGAATTCGACACTCACATGCAAGGTTAGGATAATACGGCTTAGAGATGGAGACGTTGTCACTGTCCAAGTATAGTACACAGTAAAACGGCTTCCCACTCTGGTCCTTGGAAATCAACCGGCTAGGCAGAGGACAATTGTGGCTGTTAGACTCGTTGAGTATGTCTTTACCATCGGGGTCAAACCAGTGCCAAGACGGGTCAAGCTGTACGTCGATTGGATCAGTGTGGCACGTGCAGGCAATGACGTCACGTGGCGTAATGACGTCAGGCCATTGTATGCAGTCTGGAAAATGTGGTTTCGGCGGATCGTCAGCACTAGATGCTGTAACAGAAATAATGGATAACTTAGTTATGCAAATATGTcttttgaaactaaacaaaagtcgcgtaaagcgaaattaatacatttcgtcaatctgtccaactcacagaatgaaactgaacgcactgctgaTGTGAAAAACGTACCGGGCCTGCTGATCGCTTGAACTGACAAGCCAGTGTAGCGCAGTAGCGAAAAGCACTTTACAAGAAAATTCTgttttaaactttctgagcttgtttttaatacaaacatgatatgttgatatgtttttggattcaggaaataattaggaataagatgaaacatTATTGTTGGATCGATTACTAGCATTTGTATTTTTATtagaattttgagatttttaaatACCAAACTTATTAATTAAATCTTtaacttccaagctgaaatgcaatctcatAGTCGGGGcattgtcgaagattgcttgaccataatttcaatcaatttgatcggaaactgagagcgtgacagtgccgcctcaactttcactaaaagccgaaTAATTATgacttcatcaaagacattgatcGACAAAATTAGAAAaacatgtctggggatatccGTATATAATTATTTAACATTGTAATCATTGTACACAAAGCCTTAATATCCCTGATTTTTGTTGTAAAAAAGCGGTCCATTCAAGTTAAGATACGCTTTAAGTTAATAAGATCCGCAATAAACGGGCCAAAGAATAATTTCGGAACCGGATCATGTATGCTGTCATTCGTTCTTAACTCCTATCTTCTATCATCTCTTAATTACTTTCCTTAAAATTAGCATAGATTAATTAAGACCTCATAACAAGGACGTGAATCACAGGTGGACACCCTGCCATCCGAGAGCCCCATCACACCTTTAATGTGTAATGTGATCAAGGAAAATAAACTTTCGGGAGCACTTCAGAAGAGCACTTCTTTACAATGCTGCAAGTCAAACATGAATAGGACAGGTCGTCGGTCACAATCTTATAATCAACTGTAATTATTTTCCTCCTGTACAATGACGCTATGTctttactgaaatcaagattTTCCTCCAACAGCTACCGTGAAATACTCATGAACGGAATGTTTAGCAATAGCCTAGGTTTTGTAAACTCCAAATTAAACAGTAAGATGAGAACACCGGAAAAAAAAGGTTGAAGGGAgaacagggtgtgtgtgtgtgtgtgtgtgtgtttgtgtgtgtgtgagtgtgtgagtgtgagtgtgtgtgtgtgtgtcagacaaCAATCTTAAAGGATTGAGAACTCAGTACAAACGAttgagtgcacattttggcagcgctctcattatttgtttgtttgtttgcttaacgcccagccgaacACGAAGGGCCAcaccagggcggtgctgctttgacatttaacgtgcgccacacacaagacagaagtctcagcacaggcttcatgtctcacccggcagggccggaccaaatgagttgtaagggggggggttcctccttttttgggggggcaaatcagcgaagtggcgaagcgcctgcgaactaggggggtccgggggcatgttcccccggacaatttttgaaaaacggttaaaatctgtgcaatctggtgcattctgggccttgttttgagggttaaggcctgtcagtgtgagttggtggggggggggggggggtacctttttctcatcggatttcacattgaataaaatttgttagggACACgcacaaaatttattttaaaaaaacacacaaaaaacaaaaaaacactcaaagcaaggtacatgctttttccaggggtggggttccggaacccctggaacccccccctgggtccggccctgcacccagtcacattattctgacaccggaccaaccagtcctagcactaaccccataatgccagacgccaggcggagcagcccgaacccacgacctcccgatcacggggcggacgccttaccactaggccaaccgtgccggtgctctcattataaatatatacatatatatatatatatcccatgacctctcttctttgtctctgtaaatgtactctaggtatatttcttgtatttccattgttctcttgttacatctatgatgtaacaattgcactcttataacacataaaatagaggagaaataagggtgcacgaaatacatcatagctggctctactttctgtcgtccttgacattccaaaatgcacatgtacctatagaccggatgtgcaaggggtaaccacgcttttgagaacttgcgcgagagtcgttcagtgttattgagttttagtctcgacttgccgagactatcatcgtagcgtcatagatttcatgacgtcggtcgtccatcgcgtcatattaaggggacgtaatctgttatgtttctttctattcgctgttctatttctctcttgtgatcaacatgacaagccgtatgtgtttgagtgtttgtgctcgtgctctcaactaaaacaaaagtcaaactagcaatcgttaaaaacccagtccgtccgACCAGCACTGCAATGTTCAGACTATGCTGATGTGAAGTTACAGCGTGCCCGGAACACACgcccttaggccaaaaaaaaaattgtctgtttctggtcacccgaccgaccctaaatttcggcgccgaccctaaacttttttttccaaactcaaatttttttattttttttttggtggtataaggacagggtgagaaaatgaacaacaaaaacgtgtgaaaacgaaagtccgctgacgattgaAGGGGCATAACCCTACATCACAGTTGTAACTGAAGGGACATCACTCTATGTACTTCCTGTAAAACCACCAAACACCGAAGCATTCACGCTGCGTTGAAATATGGAATCTAAAGGTGATGTTCGACACATTCTGGCGTTGACGCTGGAGAAGTGCGTGCACGAAAAAACGGGAGTTAAACTTGCGTATCCTGAAACATTCACGATCTGGGATGTGTTTCATGATATCCATACACCCGAGTTTGACTTGAAAAAACATTCGGTGCAGGTGAAAGCTGACGAATACGACCTTGACTGGTCACTGACGATCAgaccaggtaaacaaagaaaaacatgtcatactcttccagtctttgtcacagatttgtaaatgtgttgagtgtcttgtctctatgtatagtgaatccagtctctttgcgcgatttttaaagttagttttattggtctacatttggggaagaagaaaaaaagccgacctaccgaccctatttttttttagccatgttagcagaaacagacttttttgggggggccttatcggtacatcatcgactacgagtgttctctggacaagctgtttaatgcattttgcgagtatttctagctcttctgcggtgcagtaggccttatagacgatgaaggtgtccaagatcgcaggagatgcgtgtgtaaccactaggtattcagtcaaatccgtgtatgaggctttcaactgacggggacaaccaagccaccattatgcaccgacttgacatagatcaacagacgtgcctttagaataagATATACATGTTCAaaggtgcctcatctgaacagacaactaaagcttgatgtttccgtcacactttgtctattagatcttcatgggatatacaggttacaacactcgtgattttttatatggcttgtatttcagtcaagacccagcgggaatatcaaagggactcactcgccagatcaagtcccttgata
This genomic interval from Littorina saxatilis isolate snail1 unplaced genomic scaffold, US_GU_Lsax_2.0 scaffold_534, whole genome shotgun sequence contains the following:
- the LOC138957550 gene encoding uncharacterized protein, which translates into the protein MHIKELFYFIWIVFFQASSADDPPKPHFPDCIQWPDVITPRDVIACTCHTDPIDVQLDPSWHWFDPDGKDILNESNSHNCPLPSRLISKDQSGKPFYCVLYLDSDNVSISKPYYPNLAYGPDFANISSVFTYVPKDGSNMTLTCSASKVNPGAKFEWQGQPKGSLVLPGCHCGSDMFCQTLSFQPGTTKDGDVIRCRSVNSAFNSSVADAQYILRFATTKQQMVPLKHFVAAVVTLTLLLLTSLIVMTMHVWAVRKGYRLTCPWFEGTQQAERERLLEPSADNYDSISSAGPMRLRPENPSLQSSDFEEE